In Oenanthe melanoleuca isolate GR-GAL-2019-014 chromosome 17, OMel1.0, whole genome shotgun sequence, one genomic interval encodes:
- the KYAT1 gene encoding kynurenine--oxoglutarate transaminase 1 isoform X2, which yields MLRRAGPSLRHFWLERNSGAGHSSCSREAKMSKPVQARRLEGIDKNIWVEFVKLATTYSKVNLGQGFPDFPAPDFLTEALARALGGGNHMLHQYTRAFGHPPLVKVLAQFFEKLLGRDLDPMTNVMVTVGAYQALFCCFQALVDEGDEVIIIEPFFDCYESMVKMAGGTPVFVPLRQNPPKDGKLMSSADWQLDPAELASKFSERTKAIVLNSPNNPLGKVFSRGELGLIAELCVKHDVLCISDEVYEWLVYDGKQHIRIASLQGMWDRTVTIGSAGKTFSATGWKVGWVVGPDRLLQHLRTVHQNSVYHCATVAQEAVAQGFQRELTLYGKPESYFVQLPKELQRKRDWLIQSLDDVGMKPIIPEGTYFLVADISQFSESPAVLPRI from the exons atgCTCAGGAGAGCGGGACCGTCCCTGCGTCACTTCTGGCTGGAGAGGAACAGCGGTGCTGGACATagctcctgctccagagag GCAAAAATGTCAAAGCCAGTGCAAGCTCGGAGGCTGGAGGGAATAGATAAAAATATCTG GGTGGAGTTTGTAAAACTGGCTACTACCTACTCCAAGGTGAACCTGGGCCAGGGCTTCCCTGACTTCCCTGCACCAGACTTTCTGACAGAGGCACTGGCGAGAGCCCTCGGCGGGGGGAACCACATGCTGCACCAGTACACCCGTGCCTTC GGCCACCCACCTCTGGTGAAGGTCCTAGCCCAGTTCTTTGAGAAGCTGCTTGGACGAGACCTGGATCCTATGACCAATGTGATGGTGACTGTGGGGGCATACCAAGCCctgttctgctgcttccaggcttTAGTGGATGAAGGTGATGAG GTGATAATCATTGAACCCTTCTTCGACTGCTATGAGTCCATGGTGAAAATGGCTGGTGGGACACCTGTGTTTGTTCCTCTGAGACAG AATCCTCCAAAAGATGGAAAATTGATGTCTAGTGCAGACTGGCAGCTGGACCCAGCTGAACTGGCTTCTAAATTCAGTGAGCGGACTAAAGCCATCGTCCTGAACTCACCCAACAACCCTCTGGGCAAG gtgttcagccgcggggagctggggctgattgcagagctgtgtgtgaagCACGACGTGCTGTGCATCAGCGACGAGGTGTACGAGTGGCTGGTCTACGACGGGAAGCAGCACATCCGCATCG CCAGCTTGCAGGGGATGTGGGACCGCACGGTGACCATTGGGAGTGCTGGGAAGACCTTCAGTGCCACTGGATGGAAG gtggGCTGGGTTGTGGGACCCgacaggctgctgcagcacctccgTACTGTGCACCAGAACTCAGTGTACCACTGTGCTACTGTTGCCCAG GAGGCCGTGGCTCAGGGTTTCCAGAGGGAGCTCACACTCTATGGAAAACCAGAGAGTTACTTTGTCCAGCTGCCCAAGGAGCTGCAGCGAAAGAGAGACTGGCTGATTCAGAGCCTGGATGATGTGGGGATGAAGCCCATCATCCCTGAGGGTACCTACTTCCTGGTGGCAGACATCTCCCAGTTCAGTGAGTCACCTGCAGTCCTGCCCAG AATCTga
- the KYAT1 gene encoding kynurenine--oxoglutarate transaminase 1 isoform X1, giving the protein MLRRAGPSLRHFWLERNSGAGHSSCSREAKMSKPVQARRLEGIDKNIWVEFVKLATTYSKVNLGQGFPDFPAPDFLTEALARALGGGNHMLHQYTRAFGHPPLVKVLAQFFEKLLGRDLDPMTNVMVTVGAYQALFCCFQALVDEGDEVIIIEPFFDCYESMVKMAGGTPVFVPLRQNPPKDGKLMSSADWQLDPAELASKFSERTKAIVLNSPNNPLGKVFSRGELGLIAELCVKHDVLCISDEVYEWLVYDGKQHIRIASLQGMWDRTVTIGSAGKTFSATGWKVGWVVGPDRLLQHLRTVHQNSVYHCATVAQEAVAQGFQRELTLYGKPESYFVQLPKELQRKRDWLIQSLDDVGMKPIIPEGTYFLVADISQFKSDVPDVPNSDEPYDYRFTKWMVKNKGLAAIPLSAFYSEAHKNNYTNFIRFCFAKEEATLKAANDILQKWKQEKTSS; this is encoded by the exons atgCTCAGGAGAGCGGGACCGTCCCTGCGTCACTTCTGGCTGGAGAGGAACAGCGGTGCTGGACATagctcctgctccagagag GCAAAAATGTCAAAGCCAGTGCAAGCTCGGAGGCTGGAGGGAATAGATAAAAATATCTG GGTGGAGTTTGTAAAACTGGCTACTACCTACTCCAAGGTGAACCTGGGCCAGGGCTTCCCTGACTTCCCTGCACCAGACTTTCTGACAGAGGCACTGGCGAGAGCCCTCGGCGGGGGGAACCACATGCTGCACCAGTACACCCGTGCCTTC GGCCACCCACCTCTGGTGAAGGTCCTAGCCCAGTTCTTTGAGAAGCTGCTTGGACGAGACCTGGATCCTATGACCAATGTGATGGTGACTGTGGGGGCATACCAAGCCctgttctgctgcttccaggcttTAGTGGATGAAGGTGATGAG GTGATAATCATTGAACCCTTCTTCGACTGCTATGAGTCCATGGTGAAAATGGCTGGTGGGACACCTGTGTTTGTTCCTCTGAGACAG AATCCTCCAAAAGATGGAAAATTGATGTCTAGTGCAGACTGGCAGCTGGACCCAGCTGAACTGGCTTCTAAATTCAGTGAGCGGACTAAAGCCATCGTCCTGAACTCACCCAACAACCCTCTGGGCAAG gtgttcagccgcggggagctggggctgattgcagagctgtgtgtgaagCACGACGTGCTGTGCATCAGCGACGAGGTGTACGAGTGGCTGGTCTACGACGGGAAGCAGCACATCCGCATCG CCAGCTTGCAGGGGATGTGGGACCGCACGGTGACCATTGGGAGTGCTGGGAAGACCTTCAGTGCCACTGGATGGAAG gtggGCTGGGTTGTGGGACCCgacaggctgctgcagcacctccgTACTGTGCACCAGAACTCAGTGTACCACTGTGCTACTGTTGCCCAG GAGGCCGTGGCTCAGGGTTTCCAGAGGGAGCTCACACTCTATGGAAAACCAGAGAGTTACTTTGTCCAGCTGCCCAAGGAGCTGCAGCGAAAGAGAGACTGGCTGATTCAGAGCCTGGATGATGTGGGGATGAAGCCCATCATCCCTGAGGGTACCTACTTCCTGGTGGCAGACATCTCCCAGTTCA AATCTgatgtccctgatgtccccaacTCAGATGAGCCCTACGACTACAGATTTACAAAGTGGATGGTCAAGAACAAG GGGCTTGCTGCCATCCCACTCTCTGCTTTCTACAGCGAGGCCCACAAGAACAACTACACCAATTTCATCCGGTTCTGCTTTGCAAAG GAGGAAGCTACACTGAAGGCAGCAAATGACATATTGCAAAAATGGAAACAGGAGAAAACCAGCTCCTAA
- the KYAT1 gene encoding kynurenine--oxoglutarate transaminase 1 isoform X3 encodes MSKPVQARRLEGIDKNIWVEFVKLATTYSKVNLGQGFPDFPAPDFLTEALARALGGGNHMLHQYTRAFGHPPLVKVLAQFFEKLLGRDLDPMTNVMVTVGAYQALFCCFQALVDEGDEVIIIEPFFDCYESMVKMAGGTPVFVPLRQNPPKDGKLMSSADWQLDPAELASKFSERTKAIVLNSPNNPLGKVFSRGELGLIAELCVKHDVLCISDEVYEWLVYDGKQHIRIASLQGMWDRTVTIGSAGKTFSATGWKVGWVVGPDRLLQHLRTVHQNSVYHCATVAQEAVAQGFQRELTLYGKPESYFVQLPKELQRKRDWLIQSLDDVGMKPIIPEGTYFLVADISQFKSDVPDVPNSDEPYDYRFTKWMVKNKGLAAIPLSAFYSEAHKNNYTNFIRFCFAKEEATLKAANDILQKWKQEKTSS; translated from the exons ATGTCAAAGCCAGTGCAAGCTCGGAGGCTGGAGGGAATAGATAAAAATATCTG GGTGGAGTTTGTAAAACTGGCTACTACCTACTCCAAGGTGAACCTGGGCCAGGGCTTCCCTGACTTCCCTGCACCAGACTTTCTGACAGAGGCACTGGCGAGAGCCCTCGGCGGGGGGAACCACATGCTGCACCAGTACACCCGTGCCTTC GGCCACCCACCTCTGGTGAAGGTCCTAGCCCAGTTCTTTGAGAAGCTGCTTGGACGAGACCTGGATCCTATGACCAATGTGATGGTGACTGTGGGGGCATACCAAGCCctgttctgctgcttccaggcttTAGTGGATGAAGGTGATGAG GTGATAATCATTGAACCCTTCTTCGACTGCTATGAGTCCATGGTGAAAATGGCTGGTGGGACACCTGTGTTTGTTCCTCTGAGACAG AATCCTCCAAAAGATGGAAAATTGATGTCTAGTGCAGACTGGCAGCTGGACCCAGCTGAACTGGCTTCTAAATTCAGTGAGCGGACTAAAGCCATCGTCCTGAACTCACCCAACAACCCTCTGGGCAAG gtgttcagccgcggggagctggggctgattgcagagctgtgtgtgaagCACGACGTGCTGTGCATCAGCGACGAGGTGTACGAGTGGCTGGTCTACGACGGGAAGCAGCACATCCGCATCG CCAGCTTGCAGGGGATGTGGGACCGCACGGTGACCATTGGGAGTGCTGGGAAGACCTTCAGTGCCACTGGATGGAAG gtggGCTGGGTTGTGGGACCCgacaggctgctgcagcacctccgTACTGTGCACCAGAACTCAGTGTACCACTGTGCTACTGTTGCCCAG GAGGCCGTGGCTCAGGGTTTCCAGAGGGAGCTCACACTCTATGGAAAACCAGAGAGTTACTTTGTCCAGCTGCCCAAGGAGCTGCAGCGAAAGAGAGACTGGCTGATTCAGAGCCTGGATGATGTGGGGATGAAGCCCATCATCCCTGAGGGTACCTACTTCCTGGTGGCAGACATCTCCCAGTTCA AATCTgatgtccctgatgtccccaacTCAGATGAGCCCTACGACTACAGATTTACAAAGTGGATGGTCAAGAACAAG GGGCTTGCTGCCATCCCACTCTCTGCTTTCTACAGCGAGGCCCACAAGAACAACTACACCAATTTCATCCGGTTCTGCTTTGCAAAG GAGGAAGCTACACTGAAGGCAGCAAATGACATATTGCAAAAATGGAAACAGGAGAAAACCAGCTCCTAA
- the SPOUT1 gene encoding putative methyltransferase C9orf114 homolog, with protein MADTGSSVGKRPKCAQVEDRKVDWRRWKQERKAEKKKWKELKLLKKLEKQRMRELAEQQTQTQEEQKEDRGRLHTLSVALPGSILNNAQSLELRTYLAGQIGRACTVFCVDEIVVFDDQGEDVRTVEGHFEGIGRKGKACVQLARILQYLECPQYLRKCFFPKHEDLQFAGLLNPLDSPHHMRVDEDSEYREGIVLDRPAKPGKGSLVNCGMRKEVRIDKQLNPGLRVTVHLEKPQNPEAKVRKGTVVSSQHPREVSGLYWGYNVRLASCLSAVFSECPFKEGYDLSIGTSERGSSVDQVTLPSFRHALVVFGGLEGLEAGVDVDPNLEVTDPSALFDFYVNTCPTQGSRTIRTEEALLISLSALRPHLEEAVKTPRDS; from the exons ATGGCGGACACCGGGAGCAGCGTGGGGAAGCGACCTAAGTGCGCGCAG GTTGAGGACAGGAAGGTGGACTGGCGGCGCTGGAAGCAGGAGA GGAAAGCCgagaagaagaaatggaaggaaTTGAAGCTGCTGAAGAAACTGGAGAAACAGCGGATGCGAGAGCTGGCAGAACAACAAACGCAGACGCAGGAGGAACAGAAGGAAGACAGAG GCCGGCTGCACACGCTGAGCGTGGCCCTGCCCGGCTCCATCCTCAACAACGCGCAGTCGCTGGAGCTGCGCACGTACCTGGCGGGACAGATCGGCCGCGCCTGCACCGTCTTCTGCGTGGATGAGATCGTGGTGTTCGACGACCAGGGGGAGGACGTGAG GACCGTGGAAGGGCATTTTGAAGGAATTGGGAGGAAAGGCAAGGCCTGTGTGCAGCTGGCTCGGATCCTGCAGTACTTGGAGTGCCCTCA GTACTTGAGGAAATGCTTTTTTCCAAAACACGAAGATCTGCAGTTTGCAG GGCTGCTCAACCCCCTGGACAGCCCCCACCACATGCGGGTGGACGAGGACTCGGAGTACCGGGAGGGCATCGTGCTGGACCGGCCAGCAAAGCCAGGCAAAGGCTCTTTAGTTAACTGTGGGATGAGGAAG gaggtgCGGATTGACAAACAGCTGAACCCTGGTCTGCGAGTCACCGTGCACCTAGAGAAGCCCCAGAACCCAG aAGCCAAAGTGCGGAAAGGCACCGTGGTGTCCTCGCAGCATCCCCGGGAAGTCTCAGGCTTGTACTGGGGTTACAACGTCCGCCTGGCCTCCTGCTTGA GTGCTGTCTTTTCCGAGTGCCCATTCAAGGAAGGCTATGATCTCTCTATTGGGACCTCAGAGCGGGGCAGCTCAGTGGACCAGGTCACTCTGCCCTCCTTCAG GCATGCCCTTGTTGTATTTGGAGGCCTTGAGGGCTTGGAAGCTGGGGTTGATGTGGACCCAAACCTGGAGGTCACCGACCCAAGTGCCTTGTTTGACTTCTACGTGAACACATGTcccacccagggcagcagaacCATCCGGACTGAg gaagcactGCTGATCTCCCTGTCTGCACTGAGACCACACCTTGAGGAGGCTGTGAAGACACCCAGAGACAGCTGA
- the ENDOG gene encoding endonuclease G, mitochondrial, translating into MLRVRWVLPLAVGAGLGAALARRERGEHRHDAPEGLLARLPVLPAVAAASLPAPPGSGRTELSKYGLPGLAQLRSRESYVLCYDPRSRSALWVIEQLNRDTLSGASDRAACDFQEDDSVHEYHRATNADYRGSGFDRGHLAAAANHRWSQKAMRDTFYLSNIAPQNPHLNQNAWNNLEKYCRSLAKKNRNVYVCTGPLFLPRMEADGKMYVKYQVIGKNNVAVPTHFFKVLILEKESGEIELRSYVMPNSPVDDKIPLERFLVPIESIERASGLLFVPNILRKTSNLKAITAGK; encoded by the exons ATGCTGCGGGTCCGGTGGGTGCTGCCGCTGGCGGTGGGCGCGGGGCTGGGCGCGGCCCTCGCCCGCCGGGAGCGCGGCGAGCACCGGCACGATGCGCCCGAGGGGCTGCTGGCCCGCCTGCCCGTGCTGCCCGCCGTGGCAGCCGCCAGCCTGCCCGCGCCGCCGGGCTCGGGGCGCACCGAGCTCAGCAAGTACGGGCTGCCCGGGCTGGCGCAGCTGCGGAGCCGCGAGTCCTACGTGCTGTGCTACGACCCGCGGAGCCGCAGCGCGCTCTGGGTCATCGAGCAGCTCAACCGCGACACGCTCAGCGGCGCTTCCGACCGCGCCGCCTGCGACTTCCAGGAGGACGACTCGGTGCACGAGTATCACCGCGCCACCAACGCCGACTACCGCGGCAGCGGCTTCGACCGCGGGCACCTGGCGGCCGCCGCCAACCACCGGTGGAGCCAGAAGGCCATGCGGGACACCTTCTACCTGAGCAACATCGCCCCGCAG AATCCTCATTTAAACCAAAATGCCTGGAATAACCTTGAGAAGTACTGCAGAAGCTTGGCAAAAAAGAACAGGAATGTCTACGTCTGCACAGGACCCCTCTTCCTGCCCAG GATGGAGGCCGATGGGAAGATGTATGTGAAGTACCAGGTGATTGGGAAGAACAATGTGGCTGTCCCCACCCATTTCTTCAAGGTGCTCATCTTGGAAAAGGAGAGTGGGGAGATTGAGTTGCGCTCCTACGTGATGCCCAACAGCCCTGTGGATGATAAAATCCCCCTGGAACGGTTCCTGGTTCCCATCGAGAGCATTGAACGAGCCTCAGGGCTCCTCTTTGTCCCAAACATCCTCAGGAAAACAAGTAACTTGAAAGCCATCACAGCTGGAAAGTAG
- the TBC1D13 gene encoding TBC1 domain family member 13 — protein MSRLHQSRIADFQEVLGEPTVALTKLRELCFSGIPFDGGLRCLCWKILLNYLPLEKALWSSLLKKQRDLYSQFLKEMIIQPGIAKANLGVSREDVTLEDHPLNPNPDSRWNTYFKDNEVLLQIDKDVRRLYPDMAFFQRPTDYPCLLILDPQNEFETLRRRVEQTTLKSQTVARNRSGVTNVSSPLKSTPSSLNEYEVLPNGCEAHWEVVERILFIYAKLNPGIAYVQGMNEIVGPLYYTFATDPNSEWKEHAEADTFFCFTNLMAEIRDNFIKSLDDSQCGITYKMEKVYSTLKEKDVELYLKLQEQNIKPQFFAFRWLTLLLSQEFLLPDVIRIWDSLFADDKRFDFLLLVCCAMLTLIRDQLLEGDFTLNMRLLQDYPISDVHLILKKAKELQDSK, from the exons ATGTCGCGGCTGCACCAGAGCAG GATCGCGGACTTCCAGGAGGTGCTCGGCGAACCCACGGTGGCTCTGACCAAGCTCCGCGAGCTGTGCTTCAGCG GAATTCCCTTTGATGGTGGGCTGCGCTGCCTGTGCTGGAAG ATACTCCTCAACTACCTCCCTTTAGAGAAAGCCTTATGGAGCTCTTTGCTGAAGAAACAGAG gGATCTGTATTCCCAGTTCCTAAAAGAAATGATTATCCAGCCTGGGATTGCCAAGGCCAACCTGGGTGTTTCAAGGGAAGATGTGACCTTAGAAGATCAT CCCCTCAATCCAAACCCAGACAGTCGATGGAACACTTACTTCAAGGATAACGAAGTGCTTCTCCAGATAGACAAAGATGTCAG GAGGCTGTACCCTGACATGGCGTTTTTCCAGCGCCCCACGGATTATCCCTGCCTGCTGATCCTGGACCCCCAGAACGAGTTTGAGACGCTGCGCAGGCGGGTGGAGCAGACCACGCTCAAGTCGCAGACGGTGGCAAGGAACCGCAGTGGGGTGACAAAt GTGAGCTCCCCTCTGAaaagcacccccagctctctgaaCGAGTACGAAGTTCTGCCCAACGGCTGCGAAGCTCACTGGGAAGTGGTGGAGCGGATCCTGTTCATCTATGCCAAGCTGAACCCTGGCATAGCCTATGTCCAGGGCATGAATGAAATCGTGGGGCCTCTTTACTACACCTTTGCCACAGACCCTAACAGTGAGTGGAAAG aaCATGCTGAAGCAGatacatttttctgctttaccAATCTAATGGCTGAAATTCGGGACAACTTCATTAAGAGCCTGGATGATTCTCAGTGTGGAATTACCTACAAAATGGAGAAGGTGTACTCCACCCTGAAGGAAAAAGATGTGGAGCTGTATTTGAAACTG CAAGAACAGAACATCAAACCCCAGTTCTTTGCCTTCCGCTGGCTGACATTGCTCTTGTCCCAAGAGTTCCTGCTGCCAGATGTCATCCGCATCTGGGACTCCCTGTTTGCTGACGACAAGCGCTTCGATTTCCTGCTGCTCGTCTGCTGTGCCATGCTGAC ACTCATCCGGGATCAGTTGCTGGAAGGAGACTTCACTCTGAACATGAGGCTGCTACAG GATTATCCTATCTCTGATGTTCATCTGATTTTGAAGAAGGCAAAAGAACTTCAGGATTCCAAATAG